AAGTTCTCAGGGAGAAAAAGCTCGTCTAAAGCCTGAGAAGCTCGACGTTCTCGACCCTTTTCTCCCTTTCATCGAAATCGATCACCGCGTAGTGGCCCCTGAAGAGCGGCCCTGGGTTCACGACTACCGTCCCGCCGATTCTATCAACCGCCCTCGCCTCGTGAATGTGGCCAACGACGACCAGTGGCGGCTCCCTCGCCTCGATGAACTCCCTGAGGGCGGAGCTGCCGACGTGGAGGCCGGAGTGTGTGAGGTCCGTTTTGGTGTTCCTGGGCGGAACGTGGGAGAGGATCACGTCGCCAGGCCGGTAGTTCCGCTCAAGGATCGCCCGTATCTCGTCCTCCGTGAGCTCCCAGATAGTGTTAAAGGGGGTGATGTTTGAGCCGCCTACGCCGATGAAGCCGACGCCTTTGATTTCCCTCCTCCGGTCGTGAACCCCCACCCCAAGCTCCTCGAGCAGGGCCGGGACGTCCCTGCCATCGCAGTTGCCGTGAACGGCAAGAGTTGAGACGCCGAGGTCGAGGAGGGGTCCGAGAACCTCCCGCGCGGTTTCGGCGTTGCTGAAGTTGGTTACATCGCCGGCTATGAGGAGTATGTCAAAATCCTCCCGCGAAAGA
This Thermococcus cleftensis DNA region includes the following protein-coding sequences:
- a CDS encoding metallophosphoesterase, with product MRIVSITDVHGDRRKAEALSRVLSREDFDILLIAGDVTNFSNAETAREVLGPLLDLGVSTLAVHGNCDGRDVPALLEELGVGVHDRRREIKGVGFIGVGGSNITPFNTIWELTEDEIRAILERNYRPGDVILSHVPPRNTKTDLTHSGLHVGSSALREFIEAREPPLVVVGHIHEARAVDRIGGTVVVNPGPLFRGHYAVIDFDEREKRVENVELLRL